A genomic stretch from Musa acuminata AAA Group cultivar baxijiao unplaced genomic scaffold, Cavendish_Baxijiao_AAA HiC_scaffold_1138, whole genome shotgun sequence includes:
- the LOC135671140 gene encoding uncharacterized protein LOC135671140: MIPISSDLHTGSNQSKQDDKLCCRLLFKERSVANPSFRVYYGMASGAVPFQWESQPGTPKHVSSTAALPPLTPPPSYFYTPRSKSSMKSCKSSFIRAMLPKLSLRKVHISPSSSLPSSSSSLSPLSYFSAVGYREEPEDGPPESTLCFGMRRRAAPVKKALLSVVGHGCGRRTAA, translated from the coding sequence ATGATCCCCATTAGCTCAGATCTCCACACAGGCTCAAACCAAAGCAAGCAGGATGACAAACTCTGCTGCAGGCTCCTCTTTAAGGAGAGGTCAGTGGCCAACCCTTCCTTTAGAGTCTACTATGGAATGGCGTCCGGGGCTGTGCCATTCCAGTGGGAGTCTCAGCCTGGAACCCCCAAGCACGTCAGCTCCACCGCTGCGCTCCCTCCCCTCACCCCTCCCCCCTCCTACTTCTACACCCCCAGGAGCAAGAGCTCCATGAAGTCCTGCAAGTCCAGCTTCATCCGCGCCATGCTCCCCAAGCTCAGCCTAAGGAAGGTCCACATCTCGCCTTCCTCGTCCCTCccctcgtcttcctcttccttgAGCCCGCTGTCGTACTTCTCGGCCGTCGGCTATCGCGAGGAGCCCGAGGACGGGCCGCCTGAGTCAACCTTGTGCTTTGGGATGCGACGCAGGGCCGCGCCGGTGAAGAAGGCGCTCTTGTCGGTCGTCGGACATGGTTGCGGCCGACGTACCGCTGCTTAA
- the LOC103999748 gene encoding uncharacterized protein LOC103999748, translating into MDSRLSFLLLMLVVSFISANARSSATMDVFAVHVDNEVQSESNIGRNEKLCTLCEEYASQVINYLGENETQTLIISRLHETCSQLHSLKRQCLSLVDYYVPILFVELSTISPEQLCEKVNLCGEAVLVNLPKNDDACSLCHNIVAEILTKLTDPDRQLEVIEILLKGCNKMGNYAKKCKKMVLEYGPLILINAENFLQKNDVCAAIHACQDSKVDLTGSVLADA; encoded by the exons ATGGATTCAAGATTAAGTTTTTTACTTCTTATGCTGGTAGTCAGTTTTATCTCAGCAAATGCCAGAAGTTCGGCTACCATGGATGTCTTTG CTGTGCATGTGGATAATGAGGTACAAAGTGAGAGTAATATTGGCAGGAATGAAAAGTTATGTACTCTTTGTGAAGAATATGCATCCCAGGTTATAAACTATCTTGGTGAAAATGAAACTCAAACTCTGATTATCAGTAGACTTCACGAAACATGTTCCCAGCTGCATTCTTTGAAACGACAG TGTCTTTCATTGGTAGATTACTATGTCCCAATTCTTTTCGTGGAGCTTTCAACAATAAGTCCAGAGCAATTATGTGAAAAGGTGAATCTCTGTGGGGAGGCTGTACTGGTGAATCTGCCAAAGAATGATGATGCTTGCTCCCTTTGCCATAATATTGTCGCAGAGATTCTTACCAAACTGACAGATCCTGACAGACAG CTTGAAGTGATTGAGATACTTCTGAAAGGATGCAATAAAATGGGGAATTATGCCAAAAAG tgCAAGAAAATGGTCCTCGAATATGGCCCCCTAATCCTGATCAATGCTGAGAATTTCCTCCAGAAAAATGACGTCTGCGCTGCTATCCATGCATGCCAGGACAGTAAAGTAGATCTCACTGGATCCGTGCTTGCTGATGCTTGA
- the LOC103999749 gene encoding transcription repressor OFP1-like, whose translation MRNYRFWLSDMMSSSWLYKLKDMGRGERSQSTRHFKKKSHASAILHPMQQLKQHDCLPSRAFCNMPTKRRTEKFHRSTINSKASDTHFPIEPPKKPKPETRRKAFRPCASAATSVSCSCRHTSTSTCKSDDSSTTFKSHLKRQETAARRSASGSHGIKQRAAATPSENLVVVKSSSDPMRDFMESMVEMIVENNIYDAKDLGELLACYLSLNSREYHEVIIKVFDHICFVLSTM comes from the coding sequence ATGAGAAATTACAGGTTTTGGCTATCTGATATGATGTCAAGCTCGTGGTTGTACAAGCTTAAAGATATGGGCAGAGGTGAGAGAAGCCAAAGTACTCGTCACTTCAAGAAGAAAAGCCACGCTTCAGCAATTCTGCATCCAATGCAGCAGCTCAAACAGCATGACTGCCTCCCCAGCAGAGCCTTCTGCAACATGCCGACCAAGAGAAGAACAGAGAAGTTCCATCGCTCGACCATCAACTCCAAGGCCTCCGACACCCACTTCCCCATCGAACCACCGAAGAAACCCAAGCCGGAGACCCGAAGGAAGGCTTTCAGGCCATGTGCTAGTGCAGCCACTTCCGTGAGCTGCAGTTGCCGCCACACTTCAACCTCCACCTGCAAGTCTGATGACTCTTCCACCACGTTCAAGTCACATCTGAAGCGGCAGGAGACAGCAGCGAGGAGATCAGCCTCAGGAAGTCATGGCATCAAACAGAGGGCGGCGGCGACGCCGTCTGAGAACCTGGTGGTGGTCAAGTCGTCATCGGACCCGATGAGGGACTTCATGGagtcgatggtggagatgatcgtGGAGAACAACATCTACGACGCCAAGGATTTGGGTGAGCTGCTTGCCTGCTACTTGTCGCTCAACTCCAGAGAGTACCATGAGGTTATCATCAAGGTGTTCGACCATATTTGCTTTGTTCTTAGTACCATGTGA